DNA from Streptomyces luteogriseus:
TTCTCGTTCCTGGTGATCGGTGACACCGGTGAGGGGGACGACCCCCAGTACGCCGTCGTGCCGGGCTTTCTGAAGGCCGGTCAGGATTCGCGGTTCGCAGTGCTGGCCAGTGACGTGATCTACCCGGTGGGCAGCGCGGACGACTACGACACCAAGTTCTTCCGGCCGTACCAGGACTACCGGGCGCCGATCTACGCGATACCCGGCAACCACGACTGGTACGAGGACCTCGACGGCTTCATGCGCGTCTTCTGCGACGACGCCCCACCCCTGCCGCCCGAACCCCGGCCCCGTCCGCTCACCCGGGCCTGGCTGCGTTCGCTGCTGTGGCACCGGCCGCGTCCGGACGCGGGGCAACACCTCGCCGAGGCACGCACGTTGCGCTCCGCTGCGGAGCAACAGGCCGTCCAGCCCGGCCCGTACTGGGCGATCGACGCCGGTCCGGTGCGGATCGTCGGCATCGACACGGGTCTGCTCGGCACCCTCGACGCCGAGCAGGGCGCCTGGCTGCGCGAGGTCTCCCGGGGGCCCCGCCCCAAGATCCTGGTCACCGGTTCACCCTTGTTTGTGGACGGCCGGTGCGAGCCGTGCGCCATCGAGGGGGGCGGCACCGTGGACGACGTCGTCCGCGATCCGGAACACCACTATGTGGCGGCGATCGGCGGCGACATCCACAACTACCAGCGCTACCCGGTCCGGCTGGAGGACGGGCGTACGCTCCAGTACGTCGTCGCGGGCGGGGGCGGCGCGTTCATGCACGCCACCCACACGATCCCCCGGGTCAACGTCGCGGGCGTCTCCGAGCAGGACTTCCGCTGCTACCCGCTGCGCGGCGACTCCCTGGCCTTCTACAGCCGCCTCTACGGCCGGCGGCTGCGGATGCGCCGCTTCTTCACGCTCACCGAGGCCGAGGCGACGGCCGTGATCGCCGAGCGCCTCGGCATCAAACCCACCCGCGCCCCGGGCACCCCGACCCGTGTCACCCGGCGCGTCCGCCTGGTCGCCGGGCTGCTCGGCACCGGGCGCCGCCCCGACAAGGCCAGGCGGTTCCGGCTGCCGGTGCGGAAGATCTACACGTCGCTGTTCTCGCCGAGCTCGGCGACGTACAGCCCGCCGTTCTTCAAGTGTTTCCTGCGGCTGGACGTCTCCCCGGAGTCGGTCCGGCTGCGCTGTTACGCCGCCACGGGCAACCGCGCGCAGGAAGTGGCCCCGCCGGTCGAGGACGAGGTGACGATCCCGCTGCGCCGACCGGGCGGAACGGGACAGCGCTGACCGGGCGGACCGGGAACAGCACGGGCCTCCGCCGGGTTGGCACCTCCGTAGGCCATTGAAGGTTCAATGATGGAGGGCTCGTGCCGCCGACCCCGCGACCGCTGCGCAGGCTGGGCTTCCTGACCATCGGCCTGTTCGACGCGGCGGACCCGCGCCGGGGCCACGAGTCGACGCTGGAGATCATCGAGCTGGGGGAACGGCTCGGTTTCGACAGCGCGTGGGTGCGTCACCGGCACCTGCAGTACGGCATCTCCTCCCCCGTCGCCGTCCTGTCCGCCGCCTCCCAGCGCACGCGCCGCATCGAACTCGGCACGGCGGTGATCCCGCTCGGCTGGGAGAACCCGCTGCGGCTGGCGGAGGACCTGGCCACGGTCGACCTGCTGTCCGGGGGCCGGCTCAACCCGGGCGTGAGCGTGGGCCCGCCCATGCACTTCGACCAGGTCAAGGACGCGCTCTACCCGGACACGGCCGACGCCGAAGACTTCGGCTACGGGCGGGTGGAGCGGCTGCTCGACTTCGTGCGGGGCAAGCCGGCGACGGACTTCAGCGGGGCCGAGGGCTTCGAGGTCTTCTCCGACCGGGTGCAGCCGCACTCCCCGGGCCTGGGCCGCCGCCTCTGGTACGGGGGCGGCAGCCTGCGGTCGGCCCGGTGGGCCGGCGAGCACGGCATGAACCTCCTCACCAGCAGCGTCGTCAAGGCCGAAGAGCCCGAGGGTCCCTACGACTTCGCGGAGATCCAGCTCGCCCAGATCCGCGCCTTCCGCGCCGCCCACCCCGACGGCGAGGCCGCCCGGGTCTCGCAGGGCCTGGTCGTCATCCCCACGGACTCGGCCTCGCCCGGACAACGCGCCCGGTACGAGGAGTACGCCGCGCAGCGCACCCCCCGCACGACGGCACCGCAGGGACCGGCGCGGCTGTTGTTCGCGCCGGACCTGGTCGGGGCCTCGGCGGAGATCGCCGGACGGCTGCGGGCGCACGCCGCGTTCCGGGAGGTGGACGAGGTGGCGTTCGCCCTGCCGTTCTCCTTCGAGCACGAGGACTACGTGCAGATCCTCACCGACATGGCGACACAGCTGGGCCCGGCCCTGGGATGGCAGCCGAGCACCTAGCCCTGTCGGTGTCGTACTCGGCAAGGAATCTCGTGGTCCCCCCGGCGAAGGGGAGCACGCCGTTGCCCCGGAGTGCGCCCCGGCGGCTCCCGCCCGGCCGCCGTCGGACCGCCCTGGCAGGTACCGCGAGCATCCGCAGGAGGCGCATGTCGAAACGTTCATGCGAACCCTTGCACACCCCGGCCGCACCATCGGCCCGCGCCTGCGCCGACCGAACGAGAGCCGGCGCACCACCCGAGGACGTCGGATTTTGCGGATTATCCGAGCTTTGCGAGGGCTCTTGCCTTGGACTCACGCTCTGCAGCTAGCTGTTGATGCGTCCGCTTCCCGGCCCGGGTTCCCGATGAGCCCGGCGCCGACCGGCGGCACCTGGGCCGGTCCCCAGGGCCGTCGGTCAGGGCAGCGGGTGGCGAACCTGCACGTGAGGAGTGGTCATGAAGAAGGCATACGAGGCGCCGACGCTCGTCCGGCTCGGTACGTTCCGGAAGGAGACGGGGCTCCTCCAGCGCTCCGGCAACGACCGGCTGATCCTGAGCAAGAACTGACGACCGACGGTCCTTGACCCGACGTCATGACTGAACTGCACGAAAGTGCGGGGACGGGCCCCGGCGACGCGCACTTCGCGGTCTTCACCGACCGTGCGGACGCGGCCGCCGCGGCCCGCTCCTTCGCCCGCCCCGGAAGCCGGACCCTGACGCACGCGTCGGGCCGGCCCTGGCTGGTCGGCCACTGGCACGACGACGAGGTCGTCACGGCGAGCGCCCGCGGCGCCTCCCTCGCCGTCGTCGGCTGCTGTCCGGTCGACGCCGGTGAACTCCGACGCCGGGCAGCGCAGCTGCGTGATCTCGCGGAGCTCGACGCGCTGGCCCGGTCCCTCCCCGGCAGTTTCCACCTCGTCGGCACCCTCGACGGCCGGACCAGAGTGCAGGGCACGGCCTCCGGGCTGCGGCTCGTCTTCCACGCGGAGATCGACGGCGTTCGGGTGGCCGCGACCCGGGCCGACACCCTGGCCACCGTCCTGCGCCTGGAACCCGCCGTGGAGGAACTGGCCGTCAGGCTGCTGTGGCCCGCCCCCTACCCGCTGTTCGAGACGTCGATGTGGCGTGCGGTCACCGCCGTTCCTCCGCAGACCGCCCTCGTGATCGCCGCCGACGGGCGCACCGCACGGCACACTCGCTGGTGGACGCCGCCGGAGCCGGTCCGGCCGCTCGCCGACGCGGCTCCCCTGATCCGGACGGCGCTGGAGGAGGCCGTCGGCGCGCGGACCCGGCAGGGCGGCGTCGTGAGCTGCGATCTGTCCGGGGGCCTGGACTCCACCTCCGTCTGCTTCCTGGCCGACCGCTCCCCCGCCCGCGTGGTCGCCAGCACGTGGCCGGGACGCGATCCGGCCGACACCGACCTGGCCTGGGCCGAACGGGCGATGGGTCACCTGCCGGACGTCGAGCACGTGGTCTGGGATGCCGACGCCTCCCCGCTGGTCTACGAGGACCTGCTCGGCATCGACGACCTCCTCGACGAACCCACCATCGGCGTCATGGACCGTTCCCGGGTCCTGCACCACCTGCCCGGCCTCGCGGCACGCGGCAGCCGGTTGCATCTGACCGGCATCGGCGGCGACCACGTGGCCTGGTGCTCGGAGGCCTACTACCACCGGCTGCTGCGCATCCGCCCCCTGTTCGCCGCGCGTCAGTTGCGCGGCTTCCGGGCGCTGTGGCAATGGCCGCTCGGCGGCACACTGCGCGCCCTCGCCGACGTCCGTCCGTACGGCACATGGCTCGCCGACGCCGCCGGTGATCTGCGTGGCCCGTTGCCCCCGTCCGTCACGACAGGTCTCGGCTGGGGCATGACCCCGCGCCTGTTCGACTGGGTGACGCCCGAGGCCGAGCGGATGGCCCGCCGGGCACTGCTCGAAGCGGCGTCGACGGCCTCTCCGCTGCATCCGGACCGTGGACTGCACACCGACCTGGAGCAGATCCGCTCCTGCACCCGCGTCATCCGGCAGTGGGACCGGATGGCGGCCCGCGCCGGCCTGCCGATGGCCTCCCCCTTCCTGGACGACCGCGTCATCGAGGCGTGTCTGTCCGTACGTCCGAGCGAGCGCGTCACGCCCTGGCGGTACAAGCCCGTGCTGACCGCCGCGATGCGCGGGATCGTGCCGGAGGAGTGCCTGCGACGCAGCAACAAGGCCACGGCCTCCATGGACGCCTCCAACGGACTGCGCGAACACCGTGCCGATCTGCTGGCCCTGTGGGAGGACTCACGGCTGGCGGAACTGGGCCTGGTGGACGGCTCCGAGCTGCGCCGCCTCGCGCGGCGGCCCGCCTCCCCGGGGCTCTCCGACGCCATCCTCTACTCCACGATCGCCGCGGAGGTGTGGCTGCGCGGGCTCGCACGCGGCCGCGCCCGTGTCCCGCAATCCTGACCGCCCCCCGTCAGACACGTCAGAAAGGCCCCCACATGCCCCTGCGGTTCGGCGACAACGTCTCCACGGCCGAGACCGACTACGGTACCGTCCTGCTGGACGAACAGGTCGGCGCCTACTGGGAGTTGAACCCGACGGCCACCTTGGTGGTACGGACGCTGCTGGACGGCGGCGAGGAGTCGGACGCGGCCGCCGCGCTGGTCCGGGAGTTCGACGTCGACCGGGCGCAGGCCCTCCAGGACGTCGAGACGCTCGTCCGTGGACTGCGCGAGTCGGGGCTCGCCTCATGACGACGCCCAGCGCGCTGGAGCGGCCGACCGGTGTTCCCCTGGCCCGGCGCCTGACCGCCCGCCTCGTCCTGCTCCCCGCGGTCGCCCTGGCCCTGCTGCCGCCGCGCCACATCCGCACCGTGCTCGGCGTCCTTCGGCGCGGCGCCGCACCGGCGACCGCCGGACAGGCCCGCAACGCCCGCGATGCCATGTGCGCCGTCAGCCTGCGCTGCGCCGGGCCGAAGGGGTGCCTGCCGCGTTCCCTGGGAGCGGCACTGCTGTGCCGGCTCGGCGGAACATGGCCGACCTGGTGCACCGGCGTACGGGTCACTCCGCCCTTCACCGCGCACGCCTGGGTCGAGGCCGAAGGCAGCCCCGTCGGCGAGGGAGTCCCGCAGGGCTACTTCGCCCGGCTGGTCGCCGTCGCCCCGCTGACCGGGCCTGCCGACCGATGACCGGGGCGACGGTTCCGCGCGGCGGCCGGACCACGATCGCCGACACCGACACCGACACCGGCAAGCGCGCCACCGACACGTCCACCCTGGCGGCGGTGGCCACGATGTACCGGCTCACCGCCGGGCATCGCAGCGCCATCGCCGTCGCCGGCGTGCTGACCCTCGTAGGATCCGCCCTGGGGCTGGCCCAGCCGCTCGTCGCCAAGCAGGTCGTGGACGCGAGCGGCCGCGGACAGGTCATCTGGCCGCTGCTGGCCCTCCTCGCCATGCTGTTCGTCGTCGAGGCGGCGACGGGAGCGGCGGGGCGCTTCCTCCTGGAACGGATGGGCGAAGGCGTCGTACGTCAGCTTCGGCACGGGCTGGTGGGCCGGCTGCTCCGCCTGGAGATGAGGGAGTACGACCGCCACCGGAGCGGCGACCTCATCTCCCGAGTGACCACCGACACGACCCTGCTGCGTGAGGTCGTGTCCCAGGCCCTGGTCGA
Protein-coding regions in this window:
- a CDS encoding lasso peptide biosynthesis PqqD family chaperone, with amino-acid sequence MPLRFGDNVSTAETDYGTVLLDEQVGAYWELNPTATLVVRTLLDGGEESDAAAALVREFDVDRAQALQDVETLVRGLRESGLAS
- a CDS encoding keywimysin-related RiPP gives rise to the protein MKKAYEAPTLVRLGTFRKETGLLQRSGNDRLILSKN
- a CDS encoding lasso peptide isopeptide bond-forming cyclase, producing MTELHESAGTGPGDAHFAVFTDRADAAAAARSFARPGSRTLTHASGRPWLVGHWHDDEVVTASARGASLAVVGCCPVDAGELRRRAAQLRDLAELDALARSLPGSFHLVGTLDGRTRVQGTASGLRLVFHAEIDGVRVAATRADTLATVLRLEPAVEELAVRLLWPAPYPLFETSMWRAVTAVPPQTALVIAADGRTARHTRWWTPPEPVRPLADAAPLIRTALEEAVGARTRQGGVVSCDLSGGLDSTSVCFLADRSPARVVASTWPGRDPADTDLAWAERAMGHLPDVEHVVWDADASPLVYEDLLGIDDLLDEPTIGVMDRSRVLHHLPGLAARGSRLHLTGIGGDHVAWCSEAYYHRLLRIRPLFAARQLRGFRALWQWPLGGTLRALADVRPYGTWLADAAGDLRGPLPPSVTTGLGWGMTPRLFDWVTPEAERMARRALLEAASTASPLHPDRGLHTDLEQIRSCTRVIRQWDRMAARAGLPMASPFLDDRVIEACLSVRPSERVTPWRYKPVLTAAMRGIVPEECLRRSNKATASMDASNGLREHRADLLALWEDSRLAELGLVDGSELRRLARRPASPGLSDAILYSTIAAEVWLRGLARGRARVPQS
- a CDS encoding metallophosphoesterase family protein yields the protein MSDSSRDTAEGAGWGTSERGAYQRLMPPQAEKISWLDPRMLWVARNGVLASWFGDPTGRTRSRWVAQRAACGAPADKVLRRDDPDRFSFLVIGDTGEGDDPQYAVVPGFLKAGQDSRFAVLASDVIYPVGSADDYDTKFFRPYQDYRAPIYAIPGNHDWYEDLDGFMRVFCDDAPPLPPEPRPRPLTRAWLRSLLWHRPRPDAGQHLAEARTLRSAAEQQAVQPGPYWAIDAGPVRIVGIDTGLLGTLDAEQGAWLREVSRGPRPKILVTGSPLFVDGRCEPCAIEGGGTVDDVVRDPEHHYVAAIGGDIHNYQRYPVRLEDGRTLQYVVAGGGGAFMHATHTIPRVNVAGVSEQDFRCYPLRGDSLAFYSRLYGRRLRMRRFFTLTEAEATAVIAERLGIKPTRAPGTPTRVTRRVRLVAGLLGTGRRPDKARRFRLPVRKIYTSLFSPSSATYSPPFFKCFLRLDVSPESVRLRCYAATGNRAQEVAPPVEDEVTIPLRRPGGTGQR
- a CDS encoding LLM class flavin-dependent oxidoreductase, whose amino-acid sequence is MPPTPRPLRRLGFLTIGLFDAADPRRGHESTLEIIELGERLGFDSAWVRHRHLQYGISSPVAVLSAASQRTRRIELGTAVIPLGWENPLRLAEDLATVDLLSGGRLNPGVSVGPPMHFDQVKDALYPDTADAEDFGYGRVERLLDFVRGKPATDFSGAEGFEVFSDRVQPHSPGLGRRLWYGGGSLRSARWAGEHGMNLLTSSVVKAEEPEGPYDFAEIQLAQIRAFRAAHPDGEAARVSQGLVVIPTDSASPGQRARYEEYAAQRTPRTTAPQGPARLLFAPDLVGASAEIAGRLRAHAAFREVDEVAFALPFSFEHEDYVQILTDMATQLGPALGWQPST
- a CDS encoding lasso peptide biosynthesis B2 protein, whose translation is MTTPSALERPTGVPLARRLTARLVLLPAVALALLPPRHIRTVLGVLRRGAAPATAGQARNARDAMCAVSLRCAGPKGCLPRSLGAALLCRLGGTWPTWCTGVRVTPPFTAHAWVEAEGSPVGEGVPQGYFARLVAVAPLTGPADR